One region of Bacteroidota bacterium genomic DNA includes:
- a CDS encoding tRNA threonylcarbamoyladenosine dehydratase, which translates to MNIEKGIFQRTSLLFGDEKMEQVAQKSVIIFGIGGVGSWCAESLVRTGIRKITIVDSDRVCITNINRQLHATTKTIGKIKVEVLKARLLEINPNAEVTAIQQIYNQDNHDFFHIETYDYIIDAIDSLSSKVHLIRMATKTNSVFFSSMGASLKIDPTRIKVTEFWKVQGCPLAARLRKMIRRGALPDKPFLCVYSDEVLDNKGSGTTCGTDKCLCPKAKFLTGNPELSNHEWCSTKAVINGTTAHITAIFGFTIAGLVIRDIYNH; encoded by the coding sequence ATGAACATCGAAAAAGGAATATTTCAACGTACTTCGCTTTTATTCGGCGACGAAAAAATGGAACAAGTGGCTCAAAAAAGTGTCATTATTTTCGGAATTGGTGGTGTGGGAAGTTGGTGTGCAGAAAGTCTGGTGCGTACAGGAATAAGGAAAATAACAATTGTTGATTCAGACAGGGTTTGTATAACAAATATTAATCGGCAATTGCACGCTACGACCAAAACAATAGGCAAAATAAAAGTAGAAGTGCTTAAAGCCCGTTTGCTGGAAATTAACCCCAATGCAGAAGTGACTGCTATTCAGCAAATTTACAATCAGGACAATCACGATTTTTTTCATATCGAAACCTACGATTACATTATTGATGCCATTGACAGTCTGAGTAGTAAAGTGCATCTTATCCGTATGGCTACCAAAACCAACAGCGTATTTTTTTCATCGATGGGGGCCTCGCTTAAGATTGACCCGACTCGCATAAAGGTTACCGAATTTTGGAAAGTACAGGGCTGCCCGCTGGCGGCGCGCCTTCGTAAAATGATCAGACGAGGCGCCCTTCCTGATAAACCCTTTCTATGCGTATACAGTGACGAGGTGCTCGACAATAAAGGATCGGGAACCACTTGCGGAACCGATAAATGTTTATGTCCAAAAGCAAAATTTCTTACAGGTAATCCGGAACTGTCGAATCACGAATGGTGCAGCACCAAGGCTGTTATCAATGGAACTACCGCACATATTACGGCTATTTTTGGCTTTACCATTGCCGGGCTGGTGATCAGGGATATTTATAATCACTAG